The proteins below are encoded in one region of Roseovarius bejariae:
- a CDS encoding tetratricopeptide repeat protein, with protein MMRVIGILLAYVILAIPAAAQDIGIRSGEHDGYTRLVLDMPARAEWTLSEDARHPVLIFEQPWTFDTGDVFDRIARNRLVALQQPEPGHLQLDLACDCDLNVFWHSDAMLVVDIADGMPANDRITPRVRPEATPEQAVTSDNGDGAHIAAETVWPRVRRSATLTQNRLIPPASRPQDGSEAVLANDEMQQIEALARKREQVMEQLGRAASQGLLSPNVNWPEAGAHRTEHDPPSMDTAVEAPATDEPPAEKHSALDNIRAQSSIDRDFLKQGPVISGTTGEGQTCLPEALVRVSDWGEETPFGRQIGPLNARLYGEFDKPNETVALQLARLYVYFGFGAEALYTLRLIETPSEGREITLAMAEILAAGHAPPGSQLAGQLECASSVALWAAMSAPNLPENTPIETDAILRGFSALPLHLRRYIGPPLSQRFLSAGRPDTANRILRILDRGPEPDSPEIGLAKAEAKLAEGAVEEAGETLDEVVEKAAEPSARALVRRIETLWQDGGEISFEMAQLAGAYASETRDTPIHKNLLWAHVAALAASGAFHQAFEEVDRIRSKGDAVREGLLNDVMGRLAAQAEDLDFLQYALPPASGPVPELSTSVANATAARLLDLGFAEPALAYLRGGAKAPHHRQRQIQRARAALQLAKPRQAEVELLGLEGSDINLLRAEIRNRLGEHGAAARLFASAGETEAARFQAWLAEDWARLAADAEADLSEVAAFMALQSDRPGSDPATGQLQRGRDLLGQSEEVRETLRALLDDRGVEDMDG; from the coding sequence ATGATGCGCGTCATCGGTATCCTGCTTGCTTATGTGATCTTGGCGATACCTGCCGCCGCGCAGGATATTGGTATCCGTTCGGGCGAGCACGACGGATATACCCGGCTGGTGCTGGATATGCCCGCGCGCGCCGAGTGGACCCTGTCGGAGGATGCCAGGCACCCGGTTCTTATCTTTGAACAGCCGTGGACGTTTGACACAGGCGATGTGTTCGACCGCATTGCCCGGAACCGATTGGTCGCCTTGCAGCAACCTGAGCCGGGGCACCTGCAACTCGATCTTGCCTGTGACTGTGACCTGAACGTGTTCTGGCACAGTGACGCCATGCTTGTCGTGGATATTGCGGACGGGATGCCGGCAAATGATCGGATCACGCCCCGTGTTCGCCCCGAAGCCACGCCTGAACAGGCAGTGACCAGTGATAACGGCGACGGCGCTCATATAGCGGCTGAGACGGTTTGGCCCAGGGTCAGACGATCAGCGACCCTGACGCAAAACCGATTGATCCCACCTGCGTCCAGACCGCAAGACGGGTCCGAGGCCGTTTTGGCAAATGACGAGATGCAACAGATTGAAGCCTTAGCCCGCAAGCGTGAGCAGGTCATGGAGCAACTCGGGCGGGCGGCATCACAGGGCCTGTTATCGCCGAATGTAAATTGGCCCGAAGCAGGGGCGCACCGGACTGAACACGATCCGCCTTCGATGGACACAGCCGTGGAGGCACCTGCTACAGACGAGCCGCCTGCGGAAAAGCATTCTGCCTTGGACAATATCCGCGCACAGTCCAGCATCGACCGGGATTTCCTGAAACAGGGCCCTGTGATATCCGGGACGACCGGGGAGGGGCAGACCTGTTTGCCCGAGGCGCTTGTGCGGGTTTCGGATTGGGGAGAAGAGACGCCTTTTGGCAGGCAGATCGGGCCGCTCAACGCCCGGCTTTATGGGGAATTCGACAAGCCAAACGAGACTGTCGCCCTGCAATTGGCGCGTTTGTATGTCTACTTTGGGTTCGGGGCCGAGGCGCTATACACCCTGCGACTGATCGAGACGCCTTCGGAAGGGCGCGAGATCACCTTGGCCATGGCGGAGATTCTGGCAGCTGGCCATGCGCCCCCGGGGTCCCAATTGGCGGGGCAGCTGGAGTGTGCATCCTCCGTGGCGCTTTGGGCGGCGATGTCTGCGCCCAATTTGCCCGAGAATACACCGATCGAGACCGATGCGATTCTGCGGGGCTTTTCAGCCCTTCCTTTGCATCTGCGCCGATATATAGGCCCGCCCTTGTCGCAAAGATTCCTGAGCGCCGGTCGGCCGGACACGGCCAATCGAATATTACGTATCCTCGACCGCGGACCAGAGCCTGATTCACCGGAAATCGGGCTGGCCAAGGCCGAGGCGAAACTGGCCGAAGGCGCGGTAGAGGAGGCGGGGGAAACACTGGACGAGGTCGTCGAGAAAGCTGCGGAGCCATCGGCGCGCGCCTTGGTGCGACGGATCGAAACCCTTTGGCAAGACGGCGGCGAGATTTCCTTTGAGATGGCCCAGTTGGCGGGGGCCTATGCCAGCGAAACCCGCGATACACCGATCCACAAGAACCTTCTTTGGGCACATGTAGCGGCGCTTGCGGCCTCGGGTGCCTTTCATCAGGCGTTCGAGGAGGTTGACCGCATTCGCAGCAAGGGGGATGCGGTGCGCGAGGGGCTGCTCAACGATGTGATGGGGCGGCTTGCCGCGCAAGCCGAAGACCTCGATTTCCTGCAATATGCCCTGCCGCCCGCATCTGGACCGGTGCCGGAACTTTCGACATCCGTGGCGAATGCCACGGCGGCCCGGCTCTTGGATCTTGGCTTTGCGGAGCCTGCGTTGGCATACCTTCGGGGCGGGGCAAAGGCGCCACACCATCGACAACGGCAAATCCAGCGGGCGCGCGCGGCTTTGCAGTTGGCCAAGCCCCGACAGGCGGAGGTCGAGCTTCTGGGCCTTGAAGGGTCGGATATCAACCTGCTGCGCGCCGAAATCCGAAATCGACTTGGAGAGCATGGCGCAGCAGCCCGCCTTTTTGCCAGCGCGGGAGAGACCGAGGCGGCCCGGTTTCAGGCTTGGCTGGCAGAGGATTGGGCGCGTCTGGCCGCGGATGCCGAGGCGGACTTGTCGGAGGTCGCAGCCTTCATGGCTCTCCAGTCCGACAGGCCGGGGTCCGACCCGGCCACTGGACAACTTCAGAGAGGCCGCGACCTGTTGGGGCAAAGTGAAGAGGTGCGCGAGACGCTGCGCGCGCTTCTAGATGATCGTGGAGTGGAGGACATGGACGGTTGA
- the motA gene encoding flagellar motor stator protein MotA, with product MLGIVGILVIFAMVFGGYLAAGGKLGIILKSLPFELMMIGGAAVGAFLVSNDMSGVKHTAKDIGKVFKGPKWKPDDYRDLLCLLFELIRLARQNPVAIEEHIESPEESSIFSKYPKILTDKEAVALISDTMRSASMNYDDPHQVEEVLEKRMEATLHHSMHSSHALQTMADGLPALGIVAAVLGVIKTMAAIDQPPEILGKMIGGALVGTFLGVFLAYGLVGPFAGKVKAVVEEDSHFYQLIREVLVANLHNHAANICIEVGRQNTPSHIRPSFSDLEEALKSVKQGAA from the coding sequence ATGCTTGGTATAGTCGGTATTCTCGTGATCTTCGCCATGGTTTTTGGCGGCTACCTGGCAGCCGGGGGGAAGCTGGGCATTATCCTCAAGTCTTTGCCGTTCGAGTTGATGATGATCGGTGGTGCGGCCGTTGGGGCCTTTCTGGTCAGCAATGACATGTCGGGGGTCAAACACACCGCCAAGGACATCGGCAAGGTCTTCAAGGGCCCGAAATGGAAGCCAGATGACTACCGCGATCTGCTGTGTCTTCTGTTCGAGTTGATCCGGCTGGCACGTCAGAACCCGGTGGCCATCGAAGAACACATCGAGAGCCCCGAGGAGTCGTCGATCTTCTCGAAATACCCGAAGATCCTGACCGACAAAGAGGCGGTGGCCTTGATCAGCGATACGATGCGCTCGGCTTCGATGAACTATGACGATCCGCATCAGGTGGAGGAGGTGCTGGAAAAGCGCATGGAGGCGACGCTGCATCATTCCATGCATTCCAGTCATGCGCTTCAGACCATGGCCGATGGCCTTCCGGCGCTGGGCATCGTGGCCGCCGTTCTGGGGGTGATCAAGACCATGGCGGCGATCGATCAACCGCCGGAAATCCTGGGCAAGATGATCGGCGGTGCGCTTGTCGGGACCTTTCTGGGCGTGTTCCTGGCCTATGGTCTGGTCGGGCCCTTCGCGGGCAAGGTGAAGGCCGTGGTCGAGGAAGACAGCCACTTCTACCAGTTGATCCGAGAGGTGCTGGTGGCCAATCTGCATAATCATGCGGCGAATATTTGTATCGAGGTTGGCCGGCAAAACACCCCGTCCCACATTCGGCCCAGTTTTTCAGACCTCGAAGAGGCGCTAAAAAGCGTCAAGCAAGGTGCCGCATGA
- the flhA gene encoding flagellar biosynthesis protein FlhA: MENFSIRALFQPTVLLALALMAVIVMMILPMPAVVLDVGLATSFALAILIFTVTLFIEKPLDFSSFPTILLASLMLRLSLNVSSTKLIIGQGHTGTGAAGDVIQGFANFVMGGSIFLGLVVFGVLLIVNFMVITKGAARMAEVGARFALDGMPGKQLAIDSDMSAGAIDHNEARERREREQQETTFFGSLDGASKFVKGDAVAGLLITLLNLVMGLIMGTVVHGMAIGTAFETYAILTVGDGLVTQIPAVVISIASALLLARGGAKGATDLALGAQLGKHPVAVATVALLMVLFALVPGLPFGPFMVGGLGLGAVAFWLHRAKETPLTADEMPNDEGPVPVERSLGDILELDDIHVEFAPDLVNMVLDPGTGLDTRIENIRKHVATHFGVILPEVRLTDEPGLRPGSYVIRVQGVEQAHDTLRPDQVLVLDPDNLADLPMGEAVSEPVYGAPARWIDANEQDDLALSGATIVAPAEILATHLLEVIRGNLSRLLTMKSMRRLLDEMVNLSDPARAEANRKLLEEIIPDRVPSDLLHAVLRLLLAEQVSIRNLPLILEATAEARQVHSTPEAICEHVRQRLGFQLVAGLQQPDGSLPLIQLAPEWEDTFSTYQVDGERGRLDVALPPELFNSLTSGVAEEVNRAGQKGIAPAIVTSTARRRFLKTALSAKRINTPVLSFEEIGLDARPSLVGMVAA, translated from the coding sequence ATGGAAAATTTTTCGATCCGGGCATTGTTCCAGCCAACGGTTCTTTTGGCTCTGGCCTTGATGGCGGTGATCGTGATGATGATCCTGCCGATGCCGGCGGTGGTTCTGGATGTGGGCCTTGCCACCTCTTTCGCGCTCGCGATCCTGATTTTCACGGTGACCCTGTTCATCGAGAAACCATTGGATTTCTCATCCTTCCCGACGATCCTTCTGGCCTCGCTCATGTTGCGATTGTCGCTCAATGTGTCGTCGACCAAGCTGATAATCGGGCAGGGGCATACCGGCACCGGTGCGGCGGGCGATGTGATTCAGGGCTTTGCCAATTTCGTCATGGGGGGCAGCATTTTCCTGGGCCTCGTGGTGTTCGGGGTGTTGCTGATCGTGAACTTCATGGTGATCACCAAGGGGGCCGCGCGCATGGCCGAGGTGGGCGCGCGGTTTGCCCTTGATGGGATGCCGGGCAAACAATTGGCCATCGATAGCGACATGTCCGCAGGGGCCATAGACCATAACGAGGCGCGCGAGCGGCGCGAGAGAGAACAGCAAGAGACCACCTTTTTCGGGTCGCTCGACGGGGCGTCGAAATTCGTCAAAGGCGATGCGGTGGCGGGGCTTTTGATCACGCTTTTGAACCTTGTGATGGGGCTGATCATGGGGACGGTGGTGCATGGCATGGCCATCGGCACAGCCTTCGAAACCTACGCGATCCTGACGGTGGGCGATGGACTGGTGACGCAGATACCGGCGGTGGTGATTTCCATAGCCTCGGCGCTGTTGCTGGCTCGTGGCGGGGCCAAGGGGGCGACCGATCTGGCGTTGGGGGCGCAGCTTGGCAAACATCCCGTCGCCGTGGCGACCGTGGCGCTTTTGATGGTGCTTTTTGCCTTGGTCCCGGGCCTTCCTTTCGGACCCTTCATGGTGGGGGGGCTTGGCCTTGGCGCCGTTGCATTTTGGCTGCATCGTGCAAAGGAAACGCCGTTGACCGCGGATGAGATGCCGAATGACGAAGGCCCCGTGCCTGTCGAGCGCTCACTGGGGGACATCCTGGAACTGGACGATATCCATGTCGAGTTTGCACCGGATTTGGTTAACATGGTGCTTGATCCGGGCACCGGCCTTGATACCCGGATCGAGAATATCCGCAAGCACGTGGCGACACATTTCGGTGTCATCCTGCCCGAGGTCCGCCTGACCGATGAGCCGGGCCTGCGCCCCGGAAGTTACGTAATCCGCGTTCAGGGGGTGGAGCAGGCCCATGACACTCTCCGACCTGATCAGGTTCTGGTGTTGGACCCGGATAACTTGGCCGATCTACCCATGGGTGAGGCTGTATCAGAGCCTGTTTACGGGGCGCCGGCACGCTGGATCGACGCCAATGAACAAGACGACCTGGCGCTTTCGGGGGCTACCATCGTTGCCCCTGCCGAGATTCTGGCCACTCACCTTCTGGAGGTGATCCGCGGCAACCTGAGCCGGTTGCTGACCATGAAGTCCATGCGCCGCCTGCTGGATGAAATGGTGAACCTGTCCGATCCCGCCCGGGCCGAGGCCAACCGTAAATTGCTGGAGGAGATCATCCCCGATCGTGTTCCTTCGGATTTGCTCCATGCGGTGTTGCGGCTTCTTCTGGCGGAGCAGGTTTCGATCCGTAACCTGCCGCTCATCCTTGAAGCCACGGCCGAGGCTCGGCAGGTTCATTCCACGCCAGAGGCGATTTGCGAACACGTTCGGCAGCGCCTTGGGTTTCAACTGGTGGCCGGGTTGCAGCAGCCGGACGGAAGCCTGCCGCTCATCCAATTGGCGCCGGAGTGGGAAGATACCTTTTCGACCTATCAGGTGGATGGCGAGCGAGGGCGATTGGATGTGGCCCTGCCACCGGAGCTGTTCAACAGTTTGACCAGCGGCGTTGCCGAGGAGGTCAACAGGGCCGGCCAAAAGGGGATTGCGCCTGCCATCGTTACCTCGACCGCGCGGCGGCGGTTCCTCAAGACGGCGCTCTCGGCCAAGCGGATCAACACGCCCGTCCTGTCGTTCGAGGAAATCGGCCTGGATGCGCGCCCCAGCCTCGTGGGGATGGTGGCGGCATGA
- the flgG gene encoding flagellar basal-body rod protein FlgG, whose product MRALKIAATGMAAQQMRVETISNNLANMSTTGYNTRRAEFADLHYQQMARPGTVNATDGTVLPTGVQLGLGVRPAAISVNLSQGSLSATGGDLDVAIEGNGYLEVTLPSGQSAYTRDGALKRSADGLIVTSDGYPVQPEITIPDDARSLSINPAGEVYAYFQDTSEAQLIGQLNMAGFTNAKGLEAMGSNLFLETEASGAALVSTPGQDGLGTLRQGYLEDSSVDPVREVTELIEAQRGYELNSKVISAADQMLGATTQVR is encoded by the coding sequence ATGCGCGCCCTCAAGATAGCGGCAACGGGCATGGCCGCCCAGCAGATGCGAGTTGAGACGATTTCCAACAACCTCGCCAATATGTCGACCACCGGCTACAATACCCGGCGGGCAGAATTCGCCGATCTGCACTATCAGCAAATGGCCCGGCCCGGCACCGTCAATGCCACCGATGGCACGGTCCTGCCCACCGGCGTTCAGCTTGGCCTTGGCGTGCGTCCGGCCGCGATTTCGGTAAACCTGTCTCAAGGGTCATTATCGGCCACGGGCGGGGATCTGGACGTGGCAATCGAAGGCAACGGGTATCTTGAGGTTACCCTGCCCTCGGGCCAATCGGCCTATACCCGCGACGGGGCGCTGAAACGCTCGGCCGACGGGCTGATCGTGACGTCGGATGGCTACCCGGTCCAGCCAGAGATCACCATTCCCGATGACGCGCGCAGCCTGTCGATCAATCCCGCGGGTGAGGTCTATGCCTATTTTCAGGATACATCCGAGGCGCAGCTGATCGGGCAATTGAACATGGCCGGGTTCACCAACGCCAAGGGGTTGGAGGCCATGGGTAGCAACCTGTTCCTTGAAACCGAGGCTTCGGGTGCGGCGCTTGTCTCAACCCCCGGGCAGGATGGTCTGGGCACTCTGCGGCAGGGATACCTTGAAGACAGTTCGGTCGATCCCGTCCGCGAGGTGACCGAGCTGATCGAAGCACAGCGGGGGTATGAGCTTAATTCCAAGGTTATCTCGGCGGCCGACCAGATGCTTGGCGCGACCACGCAGGTACGCTGA
- the flgH gene encoding flagellar basal body L-ring protein FlgH has translation MLFSRNSLCFYALIALAGCGGRLDHFGKPPSFTPTDTTSEHVAMLQPGLPLRAEPERPVDEASLWSGSRQSLFGDRRAMQRGDILTVVIEIDEEAAIENSTSRSRNASQNMGVPQLLGLPQRIDERLPEGANMADAVSLNSSGQSGGDGSVSRREELTLRIAATVTQVLPNGVLAIEGTQEVRVNFELRELLVTGYVRPGDISRQNEITYDKIASARISYGGRGQITDVQQPRYGQQALDMLLPF, from the coding sequence ATGCTTTTTAGCCGAAATAGTCTCTGTTTTTATGCCTTGATTGCTCTTGCGGGCTGTGGTGGTCGGCTGGATCATTTCGGCAAACCGCCCAGCTTCACGCCAACCGATACCACATCCGAGCATGTCGCCATGTTGCAGCCGGGCCTGCCCCTGCGTGCCGAGCCCGAACGGCCGGTTGACGAAGCCTCGCTTTGGAGCGGTAGCCGCCAATCCCTGTTCGGCGATCGGCGGGCCATGCAGCGGGGCGATATCCTGACGGTTGTCATCGAGATCGACGAGGAGGCCGCGATCGAGAATTCCACCTCGCGCTCGCGTAATGCCTCGCAAAACATGGGCGTGCCACAGCTTCTGGGCCTGCCGCAACGGATTGACGAACGCCTGCCAGAAGGTGCCAACATGGCGGATGCCGTATCGTTGAACTCTTCAGGCCAGTCAGGCGGTGACGGATCGGTCAGTCGGCGCGAGGAACTGACCCTGCGGATCGCGGCCACGGTAACACAGGTCCTGCCTAACGGGGTGCTGGCCATCGAAGGCACTCAGGAGGTGCGCGTGAACTTTGAACTGCGCGAACTTCTGGTCACTGGCTATGTCCGGCCCGGCGACATCTCGCGACAGAACGAGATCACCTATGACAAGATCGCCTCGGCCCGGATTTCCTATGGCGGACGCGGCCAGATCACCGATGTGCAGCAGCCCCGCTATGGGCAGCAGGCTTTGGATATGCTTTTGCCATTCTGA
- a CDS encoding flagellar biosynthetic protein FliQ: protein MLNQVIFFDSMRQGLWVAVTISFPILTVALLAGVTVGLFQALTSIQELTLTFVPKLAAIVAVFWLTMGFMTQTLVGFFQDRLIPLIIGG from the coding sequence ATGCTGAATCAGGTGATTTTCTTCGATTCCATGCGTCAGGGCCTTTGGGTGGCGGTGACCATCTCGTTCCCGATCCTGACGGTGGCCTTGCTGGCCGGGGTCACGGTGGGCCTGTTTCAGGCGCTGACCTCGATCCAGGAACTGACCCTGACCTTCGTGCCGAAACTGGCGGCGATCGTCGCGGTGTTCTGGCTGACCATGGGGTTCATGACGCAAACACTGGTCGGATTTTTCCAAGACCGGCTGATCCCGCTGATCATCGGAGGGTAA
- the flgA gene encoding flagellar basal body P-ring formation chaperone FlgA has product MIRFTILFLTLTAPAMADTVLAARTIRAQTIIGPGDVVVKSVEVPGAATSPDSVIGMEARVSLYAGRPIRRGDVGQPALVDRNQIVPLIFERDGLRITTEGRSLGRAGAGEPVRVMNLSSRNTVSGRVLPDGRIMVSQ; this is encoded by the coding sequence ATGATCCGGTTCACCATCCTTTTCCTGACCCTCACGGCGCCCGCCATGGCCGATACGGTGCTGGCGGCGCGCACGATCCGTGCGCAAACCATCATCGGGCCGGGCGATGTGGTGGTGAAATCCGTCGAGGTCCCCGGGGCGGCAACCAGCCCCGACAGCGTGATCGGGATGGAGGCGCGGGTTTCACTTTACGCAGGGCGGCCCATCCGGCGCGGCGATGTCGGACAACCGGCGCTGGTTGATCGCAACCAGATCGTACCGTTGATCTTCGAGAGGGATGGCTTGCGGATCACCACAGAGGGCCGATCACTTGGACGGGCCGGGGCCGGTGAGCCCGTGCGAGTGATGAACCTGTCTTCGCGAAATACCGTCTCGGGGCGGGTGCTCCCGGACGGGCGTATCATGGTCTCACAATAA
- a CDS encoding flagellar biosynthetic protein FliR has product MNQMAEVIDLTRGVVWLHVAVFLRAGPVVALFPGIGERTVPVRIKLVLALMVTVVLAPAVAPIVSRPEATPGNLLWLVLSESAIGLMIGLGIRLFVMALQTTGSIAGQSTSLAHILGSAGVTPLPAIGHVLVIGGTALAMILGLHVRAIEMMVLTYGIFPVGLLPEAASVGQWGMRQVAGAFALAFTLAAPFVIVSVLYNLTLGIINRAMPQLMVVFVGAPVITGLGLLFLFLLAPTILTIWAAALDSFLVNPFGGG; this is encoded by the coding sequence ATGAACCAAATGGCCGAGGTGATCGACCTGACCCGGGGGGTGGTTTGGCTGCATGTCGCGGTGTTCTTGCGGGCCGGTCCCGTTGTCGCTCTTTTCCCGGGGATCGGCGAACGTACGGTGCCGGTGCGGATCAAGCTGGTTTTGGCGCTGATGGTCACCGTTGTATTGGCCCCCGCCGTCGCCCCCATTGTTTCGCGGCCCGAGGCCACGCCGGGGAACCTTCTGTGGCTGGTGCTCAGCGAAAGCGCAATTGGCCTGATGATCGGATTGGGAATCCGGCTTTTCGTCATGGCATTGCAAACGACCGGTTCGATTGCCGGCCAATCCACCTCCTTGGCGCATATTCTGGGTAGCGCTGGCGTAACGCCTTTGCCTGCGATCGGCCATGTGTTGGTTATCGGGGGAACGGCCTTGGCAATGATCCTTGGTTTGCATGTGAGGGCCATTGAAATGATGGTTCTGACCTATGGAATTTTTCCGGTGGGTCTCTTGCCCGAGGCGGCATCGGTCGGGCAATGGGGGATGCGGCAGGTGGCCGGGGCCTTTGCCCTGGCCTTTACGCTGGCCGCACCTTTCGTGATTGTCTCGGTGCTTTACAACCTGACTCTGGGCATCATCAACCGCGCCATGCCGCAACTGATGGTGGTTTTTGTCGGGGCCCCGGTGATTACCGGCTTGGGTCTTTTGTTCTTGTTTTTACTGGCGCCGACGATCCTGACGATTTGGGCCGCGGCACTGGATAGCTTTCTTGTCAATCCATTCGGTGGGGGATGA
- a CDS encoding EscU/YscU/HrcU family type III secretion system export apparatus switch protein: MAGQDDDSDKSHEPTQHKLDEARKKGEVARSADLTTAAAYAGFLLTGLVAGAASIQTVSEGLMVLIGQSARLAPVIFDGPATPLMGGVIGTVALALLAWFLVPAGMALLSILAQRSFVVAPSKVTPKASRINPIQNAKQKYGPSGLFEFAKSFVKLLCYSVVLGLYLTHRLPDVVGTLHAEPQVVGALLSRMMIEFMSVVMVIALVIGVVDLVFQHHDHLRRNRMSHREVKEEHKQNEGDPHMKQERRQRATEIASNKMMADVPKADVVIMNPTHYAVALQWSRAAGAAPVCVAKGSDHVALAIRDLAIENGVPVRRDPPTARAIHAMTEIGQEIDTSQYRAVAAAIRFADAMRRKARAFG; encoded by the coding sequence ATGGCCGGGCAAGACGACGATTCCGATAAGTCCCACGAGCCGACACAGCACAAGCTGGACGAGGCGCGTAAAAAGGGTGAGGTGGCCCGGTCGGCCGACCTGACCACAGCCGCGGCCTATGCCGGGTTCCTGCTGACCGGGTTGGTGGCCGGGGCGGCCTCGATCCAGACGGTGAGCGAGGGGTTGATGGTATTGATCGGGCAATCCGCGCGGCTTGCGCCGGTGATTTTCGATGGCCCGGCCACGCCGCTCATGGGCGGGGTGATCGGTACCGTGGCCCTTGCCTTGCTGGCGTGGTTTCTGGTGCCCGCGGGTATGGCGCTTTTGTCCATCCTGGCGCAGCGGAGCTTCGTCGTTGCCCCCAGCAAGGTGACGCCCAAAGCCTCGCGCATCAATCCGATCCAGAATGCCAAGCAGAAATACGGGCCTTCGGGGTTGTTCGAGTTTGCCAAGAGCTTTGTGAAGCTGCTCTGTTACTCGGTGGTTCTGGGATTGTATCTGACCCATCGTTTACCTGACGTGGTCGGCACCCTTCATGCCGAGCCGCAGGTTGTCGGTGCGTTGCTTTCCCGAATGATGATCGAGTTCATGTCGGTTGTGATGGTGATCGCGTTGGTCATCGGTGTGGTCGACCTTGTCTTTCAGCACCACGATCACCTGCGCCGCAACCGTATGTCGCATCGTGAAGTCAAGGAAGAGCACAAACAGAATGAGGGCGACCCGCATATGAAGCAGGAACGCCGCCAGCGTGCGACCGAGATCGCATCGAACAAGATGATGGCGGATGTGCCCAAGGCCGATGTCGTGATCATGAACCCGACGCATTATGCCGTGGCCCTGCAATGGAGCCGCGCAGCGGGGGCGGCGCCGGTTTGTGTTGCGAAAGGCTCGGATCACGTGGCGCTGGCCATCCGTGATCTGGCCATTGAAAACGGTGTGCCCGTGCGGCGCGATCCGCCGACGGCCCGCGCCATCCACGCGATGACAGAGATCGGGCAGGAAATCGATACGTCTCAATACCGCGCTGTGGCGGCCGCGATCCGTTTTGCGGATGCCATGCGCCGCAAGGCAAGGGCATTTGGATGA
- a CDS encoding flagellar basal body-associated FliL family protein, translating to MLKKLLPVLLVLIGLGGGIGAGLALRPEHIADDTVHAEVPETADAHDTTEDAKDDHAEASHEADGHGGAAFDYVKLNNQFVVPVVHEELVESLVVMSLSIEVEAGLSDTVYEREPKLRDGFLQVLFDHANMGGFEGEFTNSNNMDVLRGALTEVAQDILGKGVTSILITDLARQDV from the coding sequence ATGCTCAAGAAACTCTTGCCTGTCCTTTTGGTACTGATTGGCCTTGGGGGCGGCATCGGGGCCGGGCTTGCCTTGCGGCCTGAACATATAGCAGACGACACTGTGCATGCGGAAGTACCCGAAACAGCAGACGCGCATGACACGACCGAAGACGCCAAAGACGACCACGCCGAGGCCTCGCACGAGGCAGACGGCCACGGCGGCGCGGCCTTTGACTATGTCAAGCTGAACAATCAATTTGTGGTACCCGTGGTTCATGAAGAATTGGTCGAGTCGTTGGTGGTCATGTCGCTGAGCATCGAGGTCGAGGCAGGCCTGTCCGATACCGTCTATGAACGGGAGCCGAAGCTGCGCGACGGGTTTCTCCAGGTGCTTTTCGATCATGCCAATATGGGTGGCTTCGAAGGGGAGTTTACCAATTCCAACAACATGGATGTGCTTCGCGGGGCCTTGACCGAGGTTGCGCAAGACATTCTTGGCAAGGGCGTGACCAGCATTCTCATCACGGATCTCGCAAGGCAGGATGTGTAG
- a CDS encoding flagellar hook-basal body complex protein, with product MENTGYTTLTRQAGLLREMQVVANNIANTATTGYRQEGLIFAEHVTRTKDGPSLSMATANVRNTSMMQGALTSTGGNLDFAIEGPGFFQIETPQGERLTRAGNFALSAAGEMVTNDGFRVLDAGGAPVFVPPDANNVAVSRDGTLSADGRPLGQLGLVQPIEAHDLIREDGVMFRTQGETEPVLDTRIVQGFLESANVDPIGQIARMVEIQRAYEMGQSFLDAENERIRTALKAFTS from the coding sequence ATGGAAAACACAGGTTACACGACCCTGACACGGCAGGCCGGCCTTCTGCGCGAAATGCAGGTCGTGGCCAACAATATCGCCAATACCGCCACCACCGGATACCGGCAAGAAGGGTTGATTTTCGCCGAACATGTGACGCGCACGAAGGATGGCCCTTCACTTTCCATGGCCACGGCCAATGTACGCAACACCTCGATGATGCAGGGGGCATTGACCTCAACGGGTGGGAACCTTGATTTCGCCATCGAGGGTCCGGGGTTTTTCCAGATCGAAACGCCTCAGGGTGAGCGCCTGACCCGGGCGGGGAACTTCGCCCTCTCGGCGGCGGGCGAGATGGTGACAAACGATGGCTTTCGCGTGCTGGATGCGGGCGGGGCGCCGGTTTTCGTGCCGCCCGATGCCAACAACGTTGCGGTATCGCGCGACGGTACGCTGAGCGCGGATGGGCGCCCTTTGGGACAGTTGGGCCTTGTGCAGCCTATCGAGGCGCATGACCTTATCCGCGAAGATGGCGTGATGTTTCGAACACAAGGCGAAACAGAGCCTGTTTTGGACACCCGGATCGTTCAGGGGTTCCTTGAAAGCGCCAATGTCGACCCCATCGGACAGATCGCACGCATGGTCGAAATTCAACGGGCCTACGAGATGGGGCAAAGTTTTCTGGACGCCGAGAACGAGCGTATCCGCACGGCCCTCAAGGCCTTCACAAGTTAA